Sequence from the Gemmatimonadota bacterium genome:
CGGGACGTGGACTGACGAGGTCATCAGGCGCGGCGCGCCGATGGAGCCTGCGCGCACGGTGCATCGCGCGCCCGCGCTTGGGCGAGAGGTGGTCGGGGCGGGTCCGTTGATGGTGGGCTTCTCGGATACGCTGATCTTCGTTGGCGATCCGAATCGCGGTGAAATTCTCCTGTTGACCGCAGAGGGAAAGTTCCATCGACTGCTTCAATGGGCCGGCCCCCGGCGTGAAGTCACCGACGCCAACATTCCCGCGCACTACGGTCGCGCTCCCCGCGGGGCAACACCCGAGCAACTGGAAAGGTACTGGGCTGAAGTACGGGCCCGGCCGCGTGCCGCGCATTGGCCGGCGTTTGCTGACGTGGCGGCCGCCTCGCACGGTCACATCTGGCTCTGGCCGACGATCGCCGCCGGCGCGGATGCAGGAACCACCACCGTGCTCTCGCTCGAGGGAGCGGTGACCGGACGAATTGCACTGCCGCTGCCGAGCGCAGCCCGTCGAGTGTTCGTCCTCGCGCTGCTCCCCGATGGCGTGGCCATGATGCACACGGATGCGGATGGTGCGGAACGGATCAGTGTCGTGCCATACCCCCAGGCGCTCAAGTAGCGCGGGAAGCATCGCGACCTCACTCGCCCGCGGCTCGAGTCCCGCCCACCGTGCTTCCCCTTACAACCTGCACCCCCTCGCCGTCAGATGGGGGCGGTGAAGGGCTGGCGTTAGGTCGAACGCCGGCACCGGGTCGGCGGGCTGGCGCTCGAATTGCCCTTCCCGTCCGTGGCAGGATTGCAGTTTCGCCTGAAACGGAGGGTTGTCATGCCGAACACCTGCGCTGCACCGCCTGAATCGCTCCCCCTCGACCTCCTCGACGACGCCAGGGCGGTGCCTTCCGAGCTCGGCATGATGCAATCCGTGCTCGACGCGATCCCCTCGGCTGTCATCATTCTGGACAGCGAACGGCAGGTCTTCTTCGCCAATCGGGCCGCCGCACGCCTGGCGGGGAAACTCGGGCACACCGACGTCCAAGGGCTGCGAGTCGGCGAGATGGTCGCCTGCCGGCACCTGGACAGCGATGGCTCGGGCTGCGGGATTGCCAGGGGGTGTCGGACGTGCGGTGAGCTTCAGGCCTCCCTCACGGCGCTCCGTGGTCAGGAGGTGACCACCGAACAGCTGATCACGACGCGGTCGGGCGATTGCTACGAACTCCGCGTCACCGCCTCGCCGTTCGCCTGGCAGGGCGACGAGTACGCGTTGCTTGTGTTGAGCGATATCAGTGCCGAGAAGCGGCGGGATCTGCTCGAACGGGTCTTGTTCCATGATGTCCTGAGCATGGCCACCGGGGTATCCGGGCTCCTGGCAGAGACCGCAAAGGAGCCCGCGCTCTATCCCGTGATCGTGGACGACCTCGTGATGTCGTCCCAGGCGATGGTCAACGAGATCAAGGGCCAGCAGCGATTGCTCGACGCCGAGCGCGGCAAGCTCGTCATCCTGCCGGAGCCTGTCGCGGCG
This genomic interval carries:
- a CDS encoding PAS domain-containing protein; this translates as MPNTCAAPPESLPLDLLDDARAVPSELGMMQSVLDAIPSAVIILDSERQVFFANRAAARLAGKLGHTDVQGLRVGEMVACRHLDSDGSGCGIARGCRTCGELQASLTALRGQEVTTEQLITTRSGDCYELRVTASPFAWQGDEYALLVLSDISAEKRRDLLERVLFHDVLSMATGVSGLLAETAKEPALYPVIVDDLVMSSQAMVNEIKGQQRLLDAERGKLVILPEPVAANHLLHEVREAFQFHPAAMGKEIALEADLPSFVLRSDPPS